GTGATCTTAGAAGGAAGTAATCCCGAGATCATCTGGCCTTCTGCGAGCACGATCGGAAACATTCTCCAAAAAAGAGGCTTTGTAAAACCCAGAAAGAGAAAACGAGGAGTGATTCCTCCTTCGGAACCGTTTCGGGGATATGACCATCCGAATGCGGTCTGGTGTGCGGACTTCAAAGGAGATTTTAAGTTGAGGGACGGAATCCGCTGTTATCCTCTTACGATCTCGGATGGATTCAGTAGATTCTTACTTTGTTGCAAAGGGC
This is a stretch of genomic DNA from Leptospira stimsonii. It encodes these proteins:
- a CDS encoding DDE-type integrase/transposase/recombinase, which produces VILEGSNPEIIWPSASTIGNILQKRGFVKPRKRKRGVIPPSEPFRGYDHPNAVWCADFKGDFKLRDGIRCYPLTISDGFSRFLLCCKGLSGTRTYETKREFERCFREYGLPNAIRTDNGIPFAAGSGLSLLSTWWIKLGIFPERIRPGKPQENGRHERMHRTLKAEAVYPIRSSMR